The Chlorocebus sabaeus isolate Y175 chromosome 20, mChlSab1.0.hap1, whole genome shotgun sequence genomic sequence GGGATTAGGTAtggaattttctattttacaaggaggaggaggctgaACTATATTACACTGTTCCAGGGAAGTGGTTTCTGAACTATGGTTACATTTCAAAGTTCCCCTGTAAAGCAGAGTATCTGCATCAAATACTGAGCTGCTTTCTATGCACCCTTTCTGACCTCCATCCCTTTCACTTGAATGACAGGAATCAGTGTTCTGGATGGGTGCACTACTGTCACCCGGGGAATGGCTGTGTTCTGTGTGCTCTGATTCAcagcttctattttcttctttctttatacaGGCATCTGCTTCAGAAGGGGGTTCCTCCTTAATTTTGGTACCGTACTTAACGCAAACAACAAGGTTCTCCATCTGTTGTTCTAAATAGGCACTACTCATCTGATGAGTGCGTTTGTAATGCCTCACAATGCTGCTCTCCAACTTCACCACAGATAAGCATCCTTGAACCATGCAGGGGTACTGTGTGTGCTCAGAGTGCTCCACACACATATGGAGGGCCTCAGCTCTGGTTTTAAAACTTATTggggctttcttttctttgattaaGCCACATTTTTTAGTTTTAGCATTAAATGATCTCCTGGTGGTCTGATATTCATGCCCCTGAGTGTCAGCTGTTTGACATACCTTTTCACTCCTTAGTAGTCTCTCATTTGCTACTTTCTGACTTCTAAACAAATCATCATAATAATCTTTATGTCGGTAATATACATGTTGTGAGTAATTACTGCGATGGGTGAAAATCTGGCCACAGCCATTAAGATCACAATGAATTTCATAATCTGAATGTATTTCCCCTTCAATATTATGCTGTTCCATCAAGTGGTGCTTCAACTTGTTGAATGTATAAAAAACAGCAGGGCACTGAGGCTGGTTACAAGAAAATCTTGCTGCAGATTCAGCTTCAGAAAGTACTTTAGGCTCTTCAGTATGGTCTAGGTTATGAGAGTCACTACAGTGCTTAGCAAGAGCTTTGGAACACAGGAAGCGTTTATTACATTCCTTATATTTGCAAGCAAATATCTTTTTACATTTGACAAGTTCCCTTTTGGTTCTTGCTTTGTCTTTCTCTAAACATAACTGTTCTTTGTTGTACTGATGTACAGTTCTGTAATGGCGAATTAAGCCTTTTAGATTGGTGAATGAGGAGTTGCAAGTTTTATGGATACAATGGAATGGTTTGtggtatttattcaaaatataacaCAGATTTCCTTTAGCAACAGTTCGCCTGCTACCTctgccctctcttccttcttgttCTTCTCTATGGCTGCCTATTGGTGATGAAATGTCAGatgttttactttctgtttcttcacaAGATGATTCCAAATCTGTTTCAGAACTGCATTCATCTTTCTTAGGATGACAGTGTGGTTTCTCAGAGTTACTGTTGGGATCACCTCCAAGTTCTGCAGAACAATCACCTTTCAACCTATCTACTGAACATGGGCCTTCATGATCACACTTTTCATTATCTAATAGTTTGTGAGTTGCTCTGTCACTGCcaatttgatgtttatttttataatgaatccTAAggtgtgtttttcttgtaaatgacCTTTGGCAAATATGACATTGAAATGGGGAATACCGATGTTGGAACATGGTTAACTGAAGgactttttcttttgaataattaTGCTTTTTAAGATAATGCATTAACAGAGCCTCTCTGGTCACAAATTCGTATTTGCATCCTTGAAGCTCACAGAAAAACGGCTTAGCCGCCAACTGTGCAAGGTACTGACTTGGCATATTTTCATCTTGAGTCTGAAAATTAAGGTCTGAGATAGATGAAACTGATTGAAGAGACTTAGCACCACTGGATGGGTACGCCTGCAATGACCCTGAGAAAGAGCCATGTGTTATTGAGTTTTTCAAGCTTAAATGTTTCAAGCGTAACAGAAGTTCCAACATGGTATCCTCTGTACAGGGCCTTTTAGAAGCACAAATGGAGGATTCTGAGGAATAACCTTGATGTTCTCgtttacatttaatgtgaatATTGTGATCTAGACCTTCATCTGGGGAGTCACTGTTTGTATCTGAGCTGGGTTTAGGTTCTGCATCCAACTTTTCTGTTGTCTGATTATGTTCATTACCCAAAGAGGGAAACAGATCTTTCGTCTTTATCTTTTTGGGCTTGAAATGGTATGGATGAACCTTCCGTAAATGTTTCTGCATTCCTCTTGCATTTTTGTATGTGGAACCACAGCCATCAAAACCACAGGTAAACTTAGTCCCGTCAAAACAAACTGCCATActggaacatttttcttttaaactggaGGGCCCAAAGACTTTCTCATTAGATAACAATATATCCTGCATGGTTTCAGAGTGATCTAGTGTGTCAATTAACTCTTCATTCATTGAAGCTGAAGAGCTATGACTTAACTGATCACTAGAATTACTGTCACTgttttctttcaggttttctgcAGTTTCTGTATCTATTTGAGAATTAGCTGATTCTGCACAGAAAAGATCTTCAGGTAAATGTGATTTATCAGTTTGGTTAAGTAGATGGGGCTGATTAACACAATCTTGCTTTTCACCTGTTGCAGACTCCTCAAGTTTCACTGATTTCTTTATTTCACCATTTGAATTTTCAACATTATGCATTGAGAGGTGATTCTGGTATTCAATTTTGGAGTAATAGAACTTTTTACAGCCAAGAAAGTTGCATGTGTAAGATGCATCCCTAAAGTGTTGTGCTTCATGGTGGTAAAGCTGTCCCAAGTCACTGAAAACAATATTACAGCCATTTAATTCACACTTATAACGCAGATCATCATGCTTTTGTTTATGGTTAAGTAGTTCATTTACTGATCCAAACCTAGCATAGCAAtctatagatacacacatataagGCTGAGGCCCACAATGTACTTGTTCATGCTCCCGAAGGTGAAAAGCAGACATAAAATGTCGTCGACAGTAAGTACActtctctcttctatttttcaTATCCAAGTAGTGCttggcattttcatcattattttggTGTTCAGCTTTAAGATGCACACTTAAGTATTTAAATTGCTTAAACACACGGGAACAGTCTGTACCAGGACATGGATACAAATCTCTGTCTTGCAGGTGGCAATCTTCTAATTTGCTGAATGTGACATATTCATGAGACTCTCCTTTGGCTTGTTCATTCAATGAATGGTTTTGCTCTGGGATTGCAGAGGGGCTCTTGGGACAAATACCCTTTTGAGAGCCTTTCAACAGTAATTTCTTTTTAGAGCGGTCCCTTCTGCTTGGTGGCATTTTAACATGCTCCATCACATGAGgaacaaacatttcttttctcttaaattttttaatacaaaCTGGACAGGTGTAAATTCCATCTTCCATATGCATCTTAGAATGATGAAGAATTCTAGCCTCTATACATTCCCGCTTAcataacaaacagaaaaacttaTACTGAAGCCACCTCTGATATCTTTCAGAAGAGCCAATGggttttttgtctcttttctcctTATGCTGATCTGTCAAATCTCTTCTTCTATATTGTTTATCTTCTTTACCCTCATCATAGTCACTGAGAAATGACTCTAAAACATCTGTGTCATTAATGGACATTTCATAGCCACTTAAGTCATCATCAGAATCTGAGGCTTCTTGTCCTAAAAGTTGGTGGCAGTGTCGTTTTAAAGTTTTCCAGTCCCAAAACTCAGGATCAAAAGGCCAGTGGGCTTTTAAAGCTAGTAAGAGCTCACATCGAAGAGAATTTGGAACCGGTGCATTTTCTTCATCAAATTTTTGATCTGGTTGCAAATACAGTTCTTCTAACATATTAAATCCATCCAAACTGGGTTCAATTAAGAATTCTGTAAGCTGACAGGCTCGTCTAACTTCTAAATCTTCTGGTAAAAGACAGGCAATTGTTTTACAAACTGatgccttcatttcctcatcttcaCTTGATCTGAGTTGAAGAGCTCTGACACACAGTAAAATTGACACCCCAAGACCAGCATCTTGTGCCTGTAAGTAAAACaggataaaaaatttttttttttttgcatacagAAAGAGTATATAACGTTCACTGATATGGAATTTTAGGTTGTAAAAACTTTTATTAGAGTTCCTAAATTTTATCTTAAATCTTTCTTCATGAAAGACATTTAGATATTTCTTGTCTCAACATGCAAAGAACTGAATTAGATGCTACAACTATGAACAATGTACATTTACTAGGCACTGTGTATTAAAGCAGTTCCTTACTTTCAAGGAATTTATCTGTACCCCGAATGCATAAGCAATAAATGCATGTGAATCCAAAGAAATTCAGGATAAGTAAGGTCACTGGAGGATTCAAAATAGAATGATGTTGAGTAGAGGGGCAGTGTTTAA encodes the following:
- the RLF gene encoding zinc finger protein Rlf isoform X2; the encoded protein is MKVNKLIAQEGPSFLQMRIKHLLKSNCIPQATALSKLCAESKEISNVSSFQQAYITCLCSMLPNEDAIKEIAKVDCKEVLDIICNLESEGQDNTAFVLCTTYLTQQLQTASVYCSWELTLFWSKLQRRIDPSLDTFLERCRQFGVIAKTQQHLFCLIRVIQTEAQDAGLGVSILLCVRALQLRSSEDEEMKASVCKTIACLLPEDLEVRRACQLTEFLIEPSLDGFNMLEELYLQPDQKFDEENAPVPNSLRCELLLALKAHWPFDPEFWDWKTLKRHCHQLLGQEASDSDDDLSGYEMSINDTDVLESFLSDYDEGKEDKQYRRRDLTDQHKEKRDKKPIGSSERYQRWLQYKFFCLLCKRECIEARILHHSKMHMEDGIYTCPVCIKKFKRKEMFVPHVMEHVKMPPSRRDRSKKKLLLKGSQKGICPKSPSAIPEQNHSLNEQAKGESHEYVTFSKLEDCHLQDRDLYPCPGTDCSRVFKQFKYLSVHLKAEHQNNDENAKHYLDMKNRREKCTYCRRHFMSAFHLREHEQVHCGPQPYMCVSIDCYARFGSVNELLNHKQKHDDLRYKCELNGCNIVFSDLGQLYHHEAQHFRDASYTCNFLGCKKFYYSKIEYQNHLSMHNVENSNGEIKKSVKLEESATGEKQDCVNQPHLLNQTDKSHLPEDLFCAESANSQIDTETAENLKENSDSNSSDQLSHSSSASMNEELIDTLDHSETMQDILLSNEKVFGPSSLKEKCSSMAVCFDGTKFTCGFDGCGSTYKNARGMQKHLRKVHPYHFKPKKIKTKDLFPSLGNEHNQTTEKLDAEPKPSSDTNSDSPDEGLDHNIHIKCKREHQGYSSESSICASKRPCTEDTMLELLLRLKHLSLKNSITHGSFSGSLQAYPSSGAKSLQSVSSISDLNFQTQDENMPSQYLAQLAAKPFFCELQGCKYEFVTREALLMHYLKKHNYSKEKVLQLTMFQHRYSPFQCHICQRSFTRKTHLRIHYKNKHQIGSDRATHKLLDNEKCDHEGPCSVDRLKGDCSAELGGDPNSNSEKPHCHPKKDECSSETDLESSCEETESKTSDISSPIGSHREEQEGREGRGSRRTVAKGNLCYILNKYHKPFHCIHKTCNSSFTNLKGLIRHYRTVHQYNKEQLCLEKDKARTKRELVKCKKIFACKYKECNKRFLCSKALAKHCSDSHNLDHTEEPKVLSEAESAARFSCNQPQCPAVFYTFNKLKHHLMEQHNIEGEIHSDYEIHCDLNGCGQIFTHRSNYSQHVYYRHKDYYDDLFRSQKVANERLLRSEKVCQTADTQGHEYQTTRRSFNAKTKKCGLIKEKKAPISFKTRAEALHMCVEHSEHTQYPCMVQGCLSVVKLESSIVRHYKRTHQMSSAYLEQQMENLVVCVKYGTKIKEEPPSEADACIKKEENRSCESEHTEHSHSPGDSSAPIQNTDSCHSSERDGGQKGCIESSSVFDADTLLYRGTLKCNHSSETTSLEQCNIVQPPPPCKIENSIPNPNGTESGTYFTSFQLPLPRIKESETRQHGSGQENTVKNPTHVPKENFRKPSQPRSFDLKTYKPMGFESSFLKFIQESEEKEDDFDDWEPSEHLTLSNSSQPSNDLTGNVVANNMVNDNEPEVDIPHSSSDSTIHENLTAIPPLIVAETTTVPSLENLRVVLDKALTDCGELALKQLHYLRPVVVLERSKFSTPILDLFPTKKTDELCVGSS
- the RLF gene encoding zinc finger protein Rlf isoform X1, whose translation is MADGKGDAAAVAGAGAEAPAVAGAGDGAETESMVRGHRPVSPAPGALGLRPCLWQLETELREQEVSEVSSLNYCRSFCQTLLQYASNKNASEHIVYLLEVYRLAIQSFASARPYLTTECEDVLLVLGRLVLSCFELLLSVSESELPCEVWLPFLQSLQESHDALLEFGNNNLQILVHVTKEGVWKNPVLLKILSQQPVETEEVNKLIAQEGPSFLQMRIKHLLKSNCIPQATALSKLCAESKEISNVSSFQQAYITCLCSMLPNEDAIKEIAKVDCKEVLDIICNLESEGQDNTAFVLCTTYLTQQLQTASVYCSWELTLFWSKLQRRIDPSLDTFLERCRQFGVIAKTQQHLFCLIRVIQTEAQDAGLGVSILLCVRALQLRSSEDEEMKASVCKTIACLLPEDLEVRRACQLTEFLIEPSLDGFNMLEELYLQPDQKFDEENAPVPNSLRCELLLALKAHWPFDPEFWDWKTLKRHCHQLLGQEASDSDDDLSGYEMSINDTDVLESFLSDYDEGKEDKQYRRRDLTDQHKEKRDKKPIGSSERYQRWLQYKFFCLLCKRECIEARILHHSKMHMEDGIYTCPVCIKKFKRKEMFVPHVMEHVKMPPSRRDRSKKKLLLKGSQKGICPKSPSAIPEQNHSLNEQAKGESHEYVTFSKLEDCHLQDRDLYPCPGTDCSRVFKQFKYLSVHLKAEHQNNDENAKHYLDMKNRREKCTYCRRHFMSAFHLREHEQVHCGPQPYMCVSIDCYARFGSVNELLNHKQKHDDLRYKCELNGCNIVFSDLGQLYHHEAQHFRDASYTCNFLGCKKFYYSKIEYQNHLSMHNVENSNGEIKKSVKLEESATGEKQDCVNQPHLLNQTDKSHLPEDLFCAESANSQIDTETAENLKENSDSNSSDQLSHSSSASMNEELIDTLDHSETMQDILLSNEKVFGPSSLKEKCSSMAVCFDGTKFTCGFDGCGSTYKNARGMQKHLRKVHPYHFKPKKIKTKDLFPSLGNEHNQTTEKLDAEPKPSSDTNSDSPDEGLDHNIHIKCKREHQGYSSESSICASKRPCTEDTMLELLLRLKHLSLKNSITHGSFSGSLQAYPSSGAKSLQSVSSISDLNFQTQDENMPSQYLAQLAAKPFFCELQGCKYEFVTREALLMHYLKKHNYSKEKVLQLTMFQHRYSPFQCHICQRSFTRKTHLRIHYKNKHQIGSDRATHKLLDNEKCDHEGPCSVDRLKGDCSAELGGDPNSNSEKPHCHPKKDECSSETDLESSCEETESKTSDISSPIGSHREEQEGREGRGSRRTVAKGNLCYILNKYHKPFHCIHKTCNSSFTNLKGLIRHYRTVHQYNKEQLCLEKDKARTKRELVKCKKIFACKYKECNKRFLCSKALAKHCSDSHNLDHTEEPKVLSEAESAARFSCNQPQCPAVFYTFNKLKHHLMEQHNIEGEIHSDYEIHCDLNGCGQIFTHRSNYSQHVYYRHKDYYDDLFRSQKVANERLLRSEKVCQTADTQGHEYQTTRRSFNAKTKKCGLIKEKKAPISFKTRAEALHMCVEHSEHTQYPCMVQGCLSVVKLESSIVRHYKRTHQMSSAYLEQQMENLVVCVKYGTKIKEEPPSEADACIKKEENRSCESEHTEHSHSPGDSSAPIQNTDSCHSSERDGGQKGCIESSSVFDADTLLYRGTLKCNHSSETTSLEQCNIVQPPPPCKIENSIPNPNGTESGTYFTSFQLPLPRIKESETRQHGSGQENTVKNPTHVPKENFRKPSQPRSFDLKTYKPMGFESSFLKFIQESEEKEDDFDDWEPSEHLTLSNSSQPSNDLTGNVVANNMVNDNEPEVDIPHSSSDSTIHENLTAIPPLIVAETTTVPSLENLRVVLDKALTDCGELALKQLHYLRPVVVLERSKFSTPILDLFPTKKTDELCVGSS